In Cyanobium sp. AMD-g, one genomic interval encodes:
- a CDS encoding HAD family hydrolase: MIRDVGGSYRRAIVETVQQFSGWAPEPAAIDALKGEGRWNNDWQASMELLRRHGLSPLPAWEELVAVFSGHYFGGDPEGDPGLWRGFIGSEPLLVDGPFFASLSERGLAWGFVSGAEPPSARFVLEQRLGLVAPPLIAMGQAPDKPDPAGLLDLAARLAGVPLGPGAPPVAYLGDTVADVETVRRARNRVPGQRFEALAVAPPHLQQAGREAERQGYEAQLRQAGADRVLASTRQVLELFSAPSPPAP; this comes from the coding sequence GTGATCAGGGATGTGGGCGGCAGCTACCGGCGCGCCATCGTCGAAACCGTGCAGCAGTTCAGCGGCTGGGCTCCGGAGCCTGCCGCCATCGACGCCCTCAAGGGCGAAGGCCGCTGGAACAACGACTGGCAGGCCTCGATGGAGCTGCTGCGCCGCCACGGCCTGTCCCCCCTGCCCGCCTGGGAGGAGCTGGTGGCGGTGTTCAGCGGCCATTACTTCGGTGGCGACCCGGAGGGGGATCCCGGCCTCTGGCGCGGCTTCATCGGCAGCGAGCCCCTGCTGGTGGATGGGCCGTTCTTTGCTTCTCTCAGCGAGCGGGGCCTCGCCTGGGGCTTCGTCAGTGGTGCCGAGCCCCCGTCCGCCCGCTTCGTGCTGGAGCAGCGGCTGGGCCTGGTGGCGCCGCCCCTGATCGCCATGGGCCAGGCCCCCGACAAGCCCGACCCCGCCGGCCTGCTGGACCTGGCGGCCCGCCTGGCGGGGGTGCCCCTGGGGCCCGGCGCCCCGCCCGTGGCCTACCTCGGCGACACCGTGGCCGATGTGGAGACGGTGCGCCGGGCCCGCAACCGGGTGCCAGGCCAGCGTTTCGAGGCTCTGGCGGTGGCGCCCCCCCATCTGCAGCAGGCCGGCCGGGAGGCCGAGCGGCAGGGATATGAAGCGCAGTTGCGGCAGGCCGGGGCCGACCGCGTCCTGGCCTCCACCCGCCAGGTGCTGGAGCTGTTCAGCGCTCCATCGCCGCCGGCGCCTTGA